Proteins from one Coffea arabica cultivar ET-39 chromosome 8c, Coffea Arabica ET-39 HiFi, whole genome shotgun sequence genomic window:
- the LOC140013210 gene encoding cation/H(+) antiporter 15-like: MADEAATTANSTDETIVCYAPTMITTNGIWQGDNPLDYSLPLFILQLTLVVVVTRILVYILKPLRQPRVISEILGGIILGPSVLGQSTKFANAVFPLRSVMVLETMANIGLLYFLFLVGVEMDLAVIRRTGKKAFAIAVAGMIIPFLIGTSFSLMLHQKSQYMKQGTFILFLGVALSVTAFPVLARVLAELKLLNTEIGRIAMSSALVNDMCAWILLAFAIALAENASVSLASVWVILSSSAFVLFCIFAVRPLISWMIRRTPEGETISDFYICLILTGVMICGFITDALGTHSVFGAFVFGLIIPNGPIGLTLIERLEDFVSGLLLPLFFAISGLKTEISTIKGVGTWSILFLVIVLSCAGKIAGTLLVALYYKMPFYEGLTLGFLMNTKGLVEIIILNVGKDQKVLDDQSFAIMVIISVVKTSIIIPIVTLIYKPARKFAPYKKRTVQRSKPDSEFRVLVCVHTPRNVPTIINLLEASHPTKKSPICIYVLHLVELSGRASAMLIVHNSRKSGRPALNRAQAQSDHIINAFENFEQHAGCVSVQPLTAISPYSTMHEDICNLAEDKRAAFIIIPFHKQQTVDGGMESTNPAFRTINQNVLVNAPCSVGILVDRGLSSSTRLAAGQVSHHVAILFFGGPDDREALAYAWRMSEHPGINLTVMRFIPGEAAAEPSSSSGRRAEASAPGILTVVTDDDREKQLDEDYINQFRSRTMHDDSIVYTERVVRNGEETVAAIRSIDSIHDLFIVGRGQGTVSPLTAGLTDWSECPELGAIGDLLASSDFATTVSVLVVQQYVGMGVHGDMLGVQDSPNEQPEHFIYNHTSRRPPLPRGPELFHSQP; this comes from the exons ATGGCGGACGAAGCAGCAACAACGGCAAACTCAACTGATGAGACAATTGTTTGTTATGCACCAACCATGATAACAACAAACGGTATCTGGCAGGGTGACAATCCACTGGACTATTCCCTACCACTCTTTATACTGCAATTAACGTTGGTTGTGGTTGTCACTCGTATTCTTGTTTACATCTTGAAACCCCTTCGCCAGCCCCGTGTGATCTCTGAAATTCTT GGTGGAATAATATTGGGTCCATCGGTATTAGGACAAAGCACTAAATTCGCAAATGCAGTTTTCCCCCTCAGAAGTGTGATGGTGCTCGAGACAATGGCAAATATAGGTcttctttatttccttttcctagTTGGAGTAGAAATGGACCTTGCCGTGATCCGTCGTACTGGGAAAAAGGCCTTCGCAATTGCTGTCGCTGGCATGATAATACCTTTTCTTATTGGTACTTCATTCTCCCTTATGTTGCACCAGAAATCACAGTACATGAAGCAGGGCACTTTCATACTATTTCTTGGAGTTGCTCTTTCTGTTACTGCATTTCCAGTGCTTGCGAGAGTCCTTGCTGAGCTTAAACTTCTTAACACGGAGATAGGTAGAATCGCCATGTCGTCCGCCCTGGTGAACGACATGTGTGCATGGATTTTATTAGCTTTTGCAATTGCCCTGGCAGAGAATGCATCCGTGTCCTTAGCTTCCGTTTGGGTGATCCTGTCAAGTTCTGCTTTTGTGCTTTTCTGCATATTTGCAGTTAGGCCTCTTATTTCATGGATGATACGACGAACCCCAGAAGGTGAAACCATCAGTGATTTCTACATATGCCTAATTCTTACTGGAGTGATGATATGTGGTTTTATTACTGATGCCCTTGGGACACATTCTGTTTTTGGAGCATTTGTGTTTGGCCTAATTATCCCAAATGGACCTATCGGTTTAACGCTTATAGAAAGGCTAGAGGACTTCGTTTCAGGACTTCTgcttcctcttttctttgctATTAGCGGGCTCAAGACAGAAATTAGTACAATCAAAGGAGTGGGAACATGGAGTATTCTCTTTCTGGTCATAGTTCTTTCTTGTGCTGGGAAAATTGCTGGCACACTTCTCGTCGCTCTCTACTACAAGATGCCATTTTATGAGGGTCTAACTCTTGGCTTTCTCATGAACACTAAGGGCCTCGTGGAAATAATCATCCTCAATGTTGGCAAAGACCAAAAG GTCTTAGATGACCAGTCTTTTGCAATCATGGTAATTATATCAGTGGTTAAGACATCAATCATCATACCAATTGTTACACTAATTTACAAGCCAGCAAGAAAGTTTGCACCCTACAAGAAGAGAACAGTTCAGAGATCAAAACCAGACAGTGAGTTCCGAGTACTTGTATGCGTCCATACTCCTAGAAATGTCCCAACAATAATCAACCTCCTTGAGGCATCTCACCCAACCAAAAAATCTCCAATATGCATATATGTCCTGCACCTGGTTGAACTTTCAGGCCGTGCATCAGCAATGCTAATTGTCCACAACAGCCGAAAATCGGGCAGACCAGCCCTCAATCGAGCTCAAGCACAATCAGATCATATTATCAACGCATTCGAAAATTTTGAGCAGCATGCTGGCTGTGTTTCAGTCCAACCTCTGACAGCAATCTCTCCTTACTCCACGATGCATGAAGACATCTGCAATTTAGCGGAGGATAAAAGGGCTGCATTCATTATAATCCCTTTTCACAAGCAACAAACAGTTGATGGAGGGATGGAATCAACCAATCCAGCTTTTAGAACTATCAATCAGAATGTTTTAGTCAATGCACCTTGCTCAGTTGGTATTCTTGTTGACAGAGGCCTTAGCAGCTCCACAAGGTTAGCAGCAGGCCAGGTTTCTCACCATGTTGCCATACTATTCTTCGGTGGTCCGGATGATCGAGAAGCCTTGGCATATGCATGGAGGATGAGTGAGCATCCAGGGATTAATCTAACTGTGATGCGGTTTATTCCAGGGGAAGCAGCAGCTGAACCGTCATCCTCATCAGGGCGGAGAGCGGAAGCCAGTGCTCCTGGAATATTAACGGTGGTAACAGATGATGATAGAGAAAAACAACTAGATGAGGATTACATAAATCAGTTCAGGAGCAGAACAATGCATGATGATTCTATAGTTTACACGGAAAGAGTGGTGAGAAATGGTGAAGAAACGGTAGCAGCAATTAGATCTATAGACAGCATTCATGATTTATTCATCGTTGGACGAGGACAAGGCACGGTATCACCATTAACGGCGGGGCTTACTGATTGGAGTGAGTGCCCCGAACTTGGTGCCATAGGGGATTTATTAGCGTCATCAGATTTTGCTACCACGGTTTCGGTGCTGGTGGTGCAACAATATGTAGGGATGGGTGTACATGGGGATATGCTTGGAGTTCAAGATAGCCCAAATGAGCAGCCTGAGCATTTTATATACAATCATACCAGTCGACGGCCGCCACTGCCAAGAGGGCCGGAGTTGTTCCATTCACAACCTTGA
- the LOC140013278 gene encoding L-lactate dehydrogenase B-like: MKKAESSSTLGPGGLDISKAFFKPILNSAPPSPTKRHTKISVIGAGNVGMAIAQTILTQDLADELALVDAQPDKLRGEMLDLQHAAAFLPRTKIHASLDYSITAGSDLCIVTAGARQIPGESRLNLIQRNLVLFKNIIPPLAKYSPDSILLIVSNPVDALTYVAWKLSGFHPNRVIGSGTNLDSSRFRFLLADHLDVNAQDVQAYIVGEHGDSSVALWSSITVGGVPVLSYLDRQKIAYEKETLENIRKEVVESAYEVIDLKGYTSWAIGYSVANLARSLLRDQRRIHPVSVLATGLYGIDGGHVFLSLPAQLGRTGVMGVANVELTDYEARQLRNSATTILEAQSQLDIEDL; the protein is encoded by the exons ATGAAAAAGGCTGAATCATCTTCCACATTAGGCCCGGGTGGCCTAGACATCTCCAAAGCCTTCTTCAAACCCATTCTCAATTCCGCTCCACCTTCACCCACAAAAAGGCACACCAAAATCTCGGTCATCGGTGCTGGAAACGTCGGCATGGCCATAGCTCAAACCATCCTCACCCAAGACCTTGCCGATGAGCTAGCCCTCGTTGACGCCCAGCCCGACAAGCTCCGCGGAGAAATGCTTGACCTCCAACACGCGGCAGCTTTCTTACCAAGGACCAAAATCCATGCTTCCCTGGACTACTCAATCACGGCAGGGTCGGATCTTTGCATTGTCACAGCAGGTGCCCGGCAGATCCCGGGCGAGAGTAGGCTGAATCTTATCCAGAGGAATCTGGTCTTGTTTAAAAATATCATTCCTCCGTTGGCCAAGTATTCTCCGGATTCTATACTCCTGATCGTGTCCAATCCCGTAGATGCTTTGACCTACGTGGCCTGGAAACTTTCCGGTTTTCATCCAAATCGAGTTATTGGATCTGGAACGAACTTGGATTCTTCTAGGTTCCGGTTTTTGCTTGCTGATCATCTCGACGTCAATGCTCAGGACGTGCAG GCATACATTGTTGGGGAGCATGGAGATAGTTCAGTGGCGCTTTGGTCAAGCATAACCGTGGGAGGAGTGCCGGTGCTTAGCTATTTAGACAGGCAGAAAATTGCGTACGAGAAAGAAACTCTCGAAAACATTCGGAAAGAAGTTGTGGAGAGTGCATATGAAGTAATTGATCTTAAGGGTTACACTTCTTGGGCAATTGGCTACTCAGTGGCTAACTTGGCTCGATCCCTCCTGAGGGATCAGAGAAGGATTCATCCTGTCTCGGTTCTTGCCACAGGCCTATATGGAATTGATGGTGGACATGTTTTTCTGAGCTTGCCTGCTCAACTTGGTCGGACTGGAGTCATGGGTGTGGCCAATGTGGAGTTGACGGACTATGAAGCACGGCAACTCAGGAACTCTGCTACTACGATTTTGGAGGCGCAGAGCCAATTGGATATCGAGGACCTTTAA
- the LOC140013850 gene encoding NADH dehydrogenase [ubiquinone] 1 beta subcomplex subunit 8, mitochondrial, whose translation MAGRLSHMASRIMGGNGVVARSVGSSLRLRSGMGLPVGKHIVPDKPLPVNDELVWDNGTPFPEPCIDRIAETVGKYEALAWMCGGLGFFASLGLLAVWNDKASKIPYTPKVYPYDNLRAELGEEP comes from the exons ATGGCTGGCAGACTGAGTCACATGGCATCCCGCATCATGGGCGGCAATGGCGTCGTAGCCCGCTCCGTTGGCTCATCCCTTCGCCTCCGCTCTGGCATGGGTCTCCCTGTTGGCAAACATATCGTCCCAGACAAACCT CTTCCGGTGAATGATGAGCTGGTATGGGACAAcggaactccatttccggaaCCTTGTATTGATCGAATTGCTGAAACAGTTGGAAAG TATGAAGCATTGGCTTGGATGTGTGGAGGATTAGGGTTTTTCGCGAGCCTTGGACTGTTAGCTGTTTGGAATGACAAAGCTTCAAAAATCCCATAT ACGCCAAAGGTCTATCCATATGACAATCTCAGAGCGGAGCTTGGTGAAGAACCCTAG